The Theropithecus gelada isolate Dixy chromosome 11, Tgel_1.0, whole genome shotgun sequence genome includes a region encoding these proteins:
- the CLECL1 gene encoding LOW QUALITY PROTEIN: C-type lectin-like domain family 1 (The sequence of the model RefSeq protein was modified relative to this genomic sequence to represent the inferred CDS: deleted 3 bases in 2 codons), protein MVSNFFHVIQVFRKSATLISKTEHIGFVIYSWRKSTTHLGSRRKSVISIYLTPEVSLQKYDCSFSGTSFVGFCLFLVYALAGDVVYADIKTVRTSPLELPSPLQRSVSFNFATVLKSCPAEDWKVHKGKCHWIAETKKSWNESQNDYATKNSYLMVIQDITAMMITFLLYLQKASFQCLYISDVSLCKFLLVRTLSDWIRAHPNGLTKSNLC, encoded by the exons ATGGTTAGTAATTTCTTTCATGTCATACAAGTATTCAGGAAATCTGCTACCCTGATTAGTAAGACTGAACACATTGGTTTTGTCATTTATTCATGGAGGAAGTCCACCACCCACTTGGGGAGCAGAAGGAAATCTGTCATCTCAATTTACTTAACT CCAGAAGTTTCTTTGCAGAAATATGACTGTTCCTTCAGTGGGACATCATTTGTGGGCTTCTGTCTCTTTTTGGTCTATGCGCTGGCTGGAGATGTAGTCTATGCTGACATCAAAACTGTTAGGACTTCCCCATTAGAACTCCCGTCTCCACTTCAGAGATCTG TTTCTTTCAACTTTGCTACTGTCCTTAAATCATGTCCTGCCGAAGACTGG AAGGTGCATAAGGGAAAATGTCACTGGATTGCTGAAACTAAGAAATCTTGGAACGAAAGTCAAAATGACTATGCCACGAAAAATTCATATCTCATGGTGATTCAAGACATTACTGCTATG ATGATCACCTTTTTGCTGTACCTTCAAAAGGCATCTTTTCAATGTCTGTACATCTCTGATGTCTCTCTGTGTAAatttcttcttgtaaggacattgtcagattggattagggcccaccccaaTGGCCTCACT AAATCCAATCTTTGTTGA
- the CD69 gene encoding early activation antigen CD69 isoform X1, translating into MMIRLNGKSDMVLRTFFLHTLFRILLFSFNPLLYHHLALLSILRLVLHAMGISFLLLLKQSIFLFTVGQYNCPGQYTFSMPSDSHASSCSDDWVSYQRKCYFISTVKRSWTSAQNACSEHGATLAVIDSVKDMNFLKRYAGGDEHWVGLKKEPGHPWKWSNGKEFNNWFNFTGSEKCAFLKNMEVSSMECEKNLYWICNKPYK; encoded by the exons ATGATGATTAGGCTCAATGGAAAATCAGATATGGTCCTGAGAACTTTCTTTCTTCATACCCTTTTCAGAATTCTCCTTTTTAGCTTTAATCCTTTACTTTATCACCACCTAGCACTACTTAGCATCCTAAGGCTAGTTTTGCATGCTATgggtatttcatttcttttgttactAAAACAAAGCATTTTTCTGTTCACAGTGGGCCAATACAATTGTCCAGGTCAATACACATTCTCAATGCCATCAGATAGCCATGCTTCTTCATGCTCTGATGACTGGGTTAGCTACCAGAGGAAATGCTACTTTATTTCTACTGTGAAGAGGAGCTGGACTTCAGCCCAAAATGCTTGTTCTGAACATGGTGCTACTCTCGCTGTCATTGATTCTGTTAAGGACAtg AACTTTCTAAAACGATACGCAGGTGGAGATGAACACTGGGTTGGACTGAAAAAGGAACCTGGTCACCCATGGAAGTGGTCAAATGGCAAAGAATTTAACAACTG GTTCAACTTTACAGGGTCTGAGAAGTGCGCTTTTCTGAAAAACATGGAAGTCAGCAGCATGGAATGTGAGAAGAACTTATACTGGATATGTAACAAACCTTACAAATAA